In one Culex quinquefasciatus strain JHB chromosome 2, VPISU_Cqui_1.0_pri_paternal, whole genome shotgun sequence genomic region, the following are encoded:
- the LOC6035953 gene encoding cuticle protein 76 — MFKFVVFAAAVAVCQAAYSLNPAGPTYAGIHTPAITSQQSNILRTYGNLGQISTHSKTIDTPYSSVSKSDVRISNPGLAVGHVAAAYPAAYAHAPAYHAPAYAAPAYAHPAVYGGVKAVAAAPALLGVAYSAAPTVAHMTYSNGLGINYAW; from the exons atgttcaaa TTCGTCGTCTTCGCCGCCGCCGTTGCCGTGTGCCAGGCCGCTTACTCGCTGAACCCAGCTGGTCCGACCTACGCCGGAATCCACACCCCGGCCATCACCAGCCAGCAGTCCAACATCCTGCGCACCTACGGTAACTTGGGACAGATCTCGACCCATTCCAAGACCATCGACACCCCGTACTCGTCGGTGAGCAAGTCCGATGTGCGCATCAGCAACCCCGGACTGGCCGTCGGACACGTGGCCGCTGCCTACCCGGCTGCCTACGCTCATGCCCCAGCCTACCACGCCCCGGCCTATGCCGCCCCAGCTTACGCTCACCCAGCCGTGTACGGAGGAGTCAAGGCCGTCGCCGCTGCCCCAGCTCTGCTCGGAGTTGCCTACTCGGCTGCCCCGACCGTCGCCCACATGACCTACAGCAACGGACTCGGAATCAACTACGCCTGGTAA